The genomic stretch GGTGCGCCCAGACGCTGATCGGGGCCAGCGGGTGCTCGTTGAGCTCGCTGCCGACCAGCACCGGGGTCCACTCGTCGAGCAGGCCGACCAGGGTGCGGATCAGCCGGGTCTTGCCCTGGCCCCGCTCACCGAGCAGCACCAGGTCGTGGCCGGCGATCAGCGCCCGCTCGACCTCGGGGACGACGGTGTCCTCGAACCCGACGATGCCGGGCAGAGAGGGCTGCCCGGCGCTCAGCCGGGCGAGCAGGTTGTCGCGGATCTCGGCCTTGACCGGCTTGGTGGTGGCGCCCTGGGCGCGGAGCGCACCGAGCGTCGTGGGAGCGGGGGGAGCCGGGACCTGAGCGGTCCCCAGCGGTGCGGCGTCCGTCACCTCGACCACGGTACGACGGGGATGTGACAGCCGGGTGCTTCCCCGCCCCGGAGGCGGCCGGCTGCGAAGATCGTCGACGTGGTGGTCCCCGGTGCAGTCCCCCTGGTCAGCGGAGCCGACGTCGAGGCGGCCGCCCGGCTGCTGGACGGCGTCGTGCGGCGGACGCCGCTGGAGCACTCCCGCGCGCTCGCCGAGCGGGTGGGTGGCCCGGTCTGGCTGAAGTGCGAGAACCTGCAGCGCACCGGCTCGTTCAAGATGCGCGGCGCCTACACCCGGATCTCCCGGTTGAGCGCCGAGGAGCGGGCCCGCGGCGTGGTCGCGGCCAGCGCCGGCAACCACGCGCAGGGCGTCGCGCTGGCCGCCCGGGAGCTGGGGACGACGGCCACGGTCTTCATGCCGGTGTCCGCGCCGCTGCCCAAGGTGGCCGCCACCCGCGGCTACGGCGCCGACGCCCGGCTGGGCGGGGCCACCCTCACCGAGGCGATCGCCGCGGCGCTGGTCCACGCCGAGGAGACCGGCAAGGTCTTCATCCACCCCTTCGACCACCCCGACGTCATCGCCGGGCAGGGCACCGTCGGGCTCGAGCTGCTCGACCAGTGCCCGGAGGTGGCCACCGTCGTGGTCTGCACCGGCGGGGGAGGGCTGGTCTCCGGCGTCGCCGCCGCGGTCAAGGCCCGCCGTCCCGACGTCCGGGTGGTCGCCGTGCAGGCAGCGGGCGCCGCCGCGTTCCCCGCCTCGCTCGCGGCCGGGCACCCGGTGCCGTTGACCACGATGAGCACGATGGCCGACGGCATCGCCGTCGGCGCGCCCGGCGACCTCACCCTGGCGCACGTCGCCGGCCTGGTCGACGAGGTGCGCACGGTGACCGAGGGCGACCTGTCCCGGGCGCTGCTGTTCTGCCTGGAGCGGGCCAAGCTCGTCGTCGAGCCGGCGGGGGTGGCCGCGGTCGCCGCGCTGCTGGCCGATCCGGAGGGCTTCCCGGCACCGGTGGTCGCGGTGGTCTCCGGGGGCAACATCGACCCGGTGCTGATGATGAAGGTGGTCCAGCACGGCATGGCCGCCGCGGGCCGCTACCTCTCCCTGCGGGTGCAGGTGCCCGACCGGCCCGGGTCACTGGCCGCGCTGCTGCACGAGCTGGCCGGGCTGGCGGCCAACGTGCTGTCGGTCGAGCACGAGCGGACGACGGCGCGCCTGGACCTGGGCGAGGTGGAGGTCGCCGTGCACCTGGAGACCCGGGGGCCCGACCACGCCACCGAGGTGCTCGCCGCCCTCGCCGCGGCCGGGTACGCACCGCGCACGGACTGAGGCCCCCTGTTCCGGCGCCGATGAGTTCCGCCGGTGGCGGCGGTCTGTCCGGTGGGCCGCCGTGGCGGTCCGTCACGGTCCGTCGTCGTCTGGAGAAACCCCGTGCACGCCGCTGAGCCCGGAGCGAAAAGCGCTCGGATCTGTCGTACCCCGGCCCTACGGTCGCGGGCATGAGCAACGCCATCGTGGTCGAGGGTCTCGTCAAACGGTTCGGCGAGAACACTGCGCTCGGTGGGGTCGACCTCACCGTGTCCGAGGGCACCGTCCTCGGGCTGCTCGGGCCCAACGGGGCCGGCAAGACCACCGTCGTCCGGGTGCTCAGCACGCTGCTGCGCCCCGACGCCGGGCGTGCGGAGGTGGTGGGGCTCGACGTCCTCACCCAGGCCGACCAGGTCCGGGCCACCATCGGGCTCACCGGTCAGTACGCCGCGGTCGACGAGTACCTGACCGGCCGGGAGAACCTGGAGATGGTGGGCCGGCTCTACCGGCTCGGTGGCCGGGAGGCCCGGTCACGCGCCGGCCAGCTGCTGGAGCGGTTCGACCTGACCGACGCGGCCAACCGGCCGGCCAAGACCTACTCCGGCGGCATGCGCCGGCGGCTGGACATCGCCGCCTCGCTGATCGCCCGGCCGCGGGTGCTCTTCCTCGACGAGCCGACCACCGGCCTCGACCCGCGCAGCCGGCTGGGCATGTGGGAGTTCATCGCCGACCTGGTCGGCGAGGGCACGACGATCCTGCTCACCACCCAGTACCTGGAGGAGGCCGACCGGCTCGCCGACCGGATGGTGGTCATCGACCGCGGGCAGGTGATCGCCCGCGGCACGGCCGACGAGCTGAAGGCCCAGGTGGGTGGTGAGCGGCTGGAGCTCACCGTCGCCTCGGCCGAGCAGCTGGACACCGCGGTCGACTGCCTCGCCCCGCTGGCCGCCGGCGAGCTGCACCGCGACGCGCAGACCCGCCGGCTCACCGTGCCGGTCACCGGCGGCACCGGCGTCCTCGCCGAGGCGCTGCGCCGGCTCGACGCCGGCGCCGTGCACGTGCTGGACGTCGGCCTGCGCCGACCCGACCTGGACGACGTCTTCCTGACCCTGACCGGGCACGCCGCCGAGGACGACGCGCAGCCCGACGAGACCACCGAGGCCGACGGCGACCGGCCGCTGGCCCGCACGGGAGGAACGACCCGATGAGCGCCCTGGCCGCCACCGCGTCCGACAGCTGGACGATCACCAAGCGCAACCTGATCAAGGTCAAGCGGGTGCCCGACCTGATCGTCTTCGCGACGCTGTCGCCGATCATGTTCGTGCTGCTGTTCCGCTACGTCTTCGGCGGGGCGATCAACGTCCCCGGGGGGCTGCCCTACGCGGAGTTCCTGCTACCCGGCATCTTCGCCCAGACCGTGGTCTTCGGGGCCACGGTCACCGGCGCGAGCATCGCGGAGGACCTGCAGAAGGGGCTGATCGACCGGTTCCGCTCGCTGCCGATGTCCCGCTCGGCGGTGCTCATCGGCCGCACCGTCGCCGACCTGGGGCTGAACGCCATCTCCATCGCGGTGATGGCGCTGACCGGGCTGGTGGTCGGCTGGCGGGTCCGCAGCTCGGTCGGGGAGGCGATCGCCGGGTTCCTGCTGCTCCTGCTGTTCGCCTTCGCCGTCTCCTGGGTGATGGCGCTGGTCGGGCTGCTGGTGCGCACCCCGGAGGTGGTCAACAACGCCAGCTTCATCGTGATCTTCCCGGCGACCTTCGTCGCGATCACCTTCGTGCCGCTGGAGGCGTTCCCCTCGGTGCTGCGCCCGATCGCGGAGTGGAACCCGGTGTCGGCGGTGGTGCAGGCCTCCCGCGAGCTGTTCGGCAACACCCTGCCCGGCTTCCCGCAGACCGACGCCGGGTCGCTGGAGAACCCGGTGGTCTACACGCTGATCTGGATGGTGGCGCTGCTCGTGGTGTTCGTGCCGCTGGCGGTCCGGCAGTACCTGCGCACCTCCACCCGCTGACGGCGGGGCGGGCCCGGTCGGCCGCCGGGTGACGGCCGACCGGGCCCGGGGGTGAAGATGAACGCGATGAGCACCGTTGACCCGGCCACCTCGCCGGCCCCCGCTTCCCTGTCCCCGTCGAACCCGCTGGCCGTCCCGTCGGCGCTGCCCTACGAGCTGCCGCCGTTCGCCGACATCACGCTGGAGCACTGCCGGGAGGCGCTGCTGGCCGGGATGGCCGGGCAACGGGCGGAGGTGGCGGCGCTGCTGGCCGACCCCGCCGAGCCGACGTTCGAGAACACCGTCGTCGCGCTGGAGCGCTCGGGCCAGCTGCTCGGCCGGGCCGAGGCGGTCTTCTGGAACCTGTCCTCGTCGATGTCGAGCGACCGGCTGCGGGAGATCGAGCGGGAGGTCGCCCCGCTCTCGGCGGCCCACTCCGACGCGCTGCGCCTGGACCCGGCGCTGTTCGCCCGGATCGACGACGTCCACGCCGGCCGGCACCAGGCCGGCCTCGACGAGGAGGCCGTCCGGCTGGTCGAGCGCTACCACCTGGACTTCGTGCTGGCCGGGGCCGGGCTGGACGACGCCGGCCGCGATCAGCTGCGCGAGCTCAACCAGCGGCTGTCGGCGCTGTCGACGACCTTCGGGCAGAACCTCGTGGTGGCCACCGAGGCGGCAGCCGTCCTGGTCACCGACGAGGCGGAGCTGGACGGGCTGAGCCCCGCCGAGGTGCAGGCCGCCGCCGGTGCGGCCGCCGAGCGCGGCCACGAGGGCGGGTACCTGCTCACCCTCGTGCTGCCCAGCGGCCAGCCGGCGATGGCCAAGCTGCGCAACCGGGAGCTGCGCCGCCGGCTGCACGAGGCGTCGCTCACCCGCGCCTCGGCCGGGGAGCACGACAACGGCCCGATCGCGGCGGAGCTGGCCCACCTGCGGGCCGTGCGCGCCCGGCTGCTGGGCTTCGACACGCACGCCGACCTGATCGCCGCCGACCAGACCGCGCAGACCTCCGCCGCCGTCGACGAGCTGCTCGGTGCCCTCGTGCCGCCGGCGATGGCCAACGCGAAGGCCGAGGCCGAGGTGCTCGCCGAGGTGGCTGCCGCCGACGGGGTCGAGCTGGCCCCCTGGGACTGGTCGTTCTACTCCGAGCGGGTGCGCGCCGAGCGCTACGCCGTCGACAGCGCGGCGCTGCGGCCGTGGTTCGAGCTGGACCGGGTGCTGGTCGACGGCGTCTTCCGCGCGGCCGAGCTGCTCTACGGCCTCACCTTCACCCCGCGCCCGGACCTGCAGGGCTACCACCCCGACGTCCGGGTCTGGGAGGTGTTCGCCGACGGCCGGCCGGTCGGGCTGTACCTCGGTGACTTCTACGCTCGGGAGGGCAAGCGCGGCGGGGCCTGGATGAGCTCCTTCGTGCACCAGTCGGGCCTGCTCGGCACCGGGCCCGTGGTGTTCAACTGCCTCAACGTCACCCGCGGGGCGGCCGGGCAGCCGACCCTGCTGACGCTCGACGAGGTCACCACGCTGTTCCACGAGTTCGGCCACGCGCTGCACGGGCTGTCCTCGGCGGTCACCTACCCGCGGTTCTCCGGCACCAGCGTGCCGCGTGACTTCGTGGAGTTCCCCAGCCAGGTCAACGAGATGTGGGCGCTGTGGCCCGAGGTGCTGGCGCACTACGCCCGGCACGTCGAGACCGGTGAGCCACTGGCGCAGGAGACCGTCGAGGCGATCGAGGCCGCCGCGCTCTGGGGCGAGGGGTTCGCCACCGTCGAGTACCTCGGCGCCACGCTGCTCGACCAGGCCTGGCACCGCATCGGGCCGGAGACCGAGGTCACCGACCCGCAGGCGTTCGAGGCCCGGGCCCTGGCCGAGGCCGGCGTCGCCTTCGACCTGGTGCCGCCGCGCTACCGGACGACGTACTTCCAGCACGTCTTCGCCGGCGGCTACTCGGCCGGCTACTACTCCTACATCTGGTCGGAGGTGCTCGACGCCGACACGGTGGAGTGGTTCAAGGAGAACGGCGGCCTGCGCCGGGAGAACGGCGACGTCTTCCGCGATCGCCTGCTCTCCCGCGGCGGCTCGGTCGACCCGCTGGGCGCCTTCGCCGCCGTCCGCGGTCGCCCCGCCGACACCGCCCCCCTGCTCCGCCGCCGCGGTCTGGCCTCCGCCGCCTGACCCGGAACGCAGTACGGCCCCGCGGACGTCGTCCGCGGGGCCGTACTGCGTGTGGGGCGCCGACCCGCCGCCGCGCGGGATCTGCGTTGTCGTGGCATCAAGCGCCGAGAAGCCCCGAGATCGCAGAACTCGACAGCCGGAGCCGCTGCTCCGGCCCCGGGTGGGCGGCTGGTCGACTCACAGCCAGGGAAGTGAGAGCACCAGGTCCAGGTCGTCGGGGGCATCGCCGTCGCGGACGAGCCGGTTGGGCTGGCGGTGGCCGCACTGCGTGCAGCGGTGCACCACCTGCCAGCCCTTGCCCGACTTCTCCACCAGCCCGATCGGCTCCATCAGCGCCCGGCACTCGCTGGCCCGGTCGCCGGGCAGCTCGTCGACGTGCAGGGACCACAGGCACCACGGGCAGTGGTTGCGGTAGTGCCCGTCGGTGTTGGCCGGCACCGGGGTCGAGCAGTGGCCGCAGACGAAGGTGGTGTTCTCCGCCCGCCGGCCCCGGGTGTGCCCGCCGTCCACCGTGCTGGTCACCGCTGGGTCAGGGGACGAACGGCTCGACGGCCAGGACCTTCACGGAGATGTCCTTGCCGTTGGGCGCGGTGTACGTGACCGTCGACCCGGGCTTCGCGCCCACGATGGCCGAACCGAGCGCCGACTCGGGGGAGTAGACGGTCAGCTCCGTCGTGCCGGCGATCTCCCGCGAGCCGAGCAGGAACTTCTCGGTGTCGTCCTCGTCGCCGTCGAAGGCGATGGTGATCACGGTGCCGACGGCGGCCTTGGTCGCCGTCGTGGGCGGCTCGCCGACCCGGGCCTTGCGCAGCAGGTCGGTGAGCTGGCGGATCCGGCCCTCCTGCTTGCCCTGCTCCTCGCGGGCCGCGTGGTAGCCGCCGTTCTCCTTGAGGTCGCCCTCTTCGCGGCGGTCGTTGATCTCCTTGGCCATGGCCGGACGGTTCGCCACCAGCTCATCGAGCTCGGCGCGCAGCCGGTCGTGGGCCTCCTGCGTCAGCCAGACGCCCTGGTCCTGCTCGTCGGTCGGGGTGGACAAGGATGACTCCCGGTGCTCGTGTTGCGACCCCCTGTCGTGGGGGCCACCGTGCGGTCAATCAGAGCAACGTAACACCGGAACGTGACCGCACGCACTGTCCTGACGTCGAGGGGGCGCGTGACGACGCGCGCCGACGGGGGATGATGGTCGGCGTGAGCGAACCGGATCAGCTGCGCCTGCTCGCGGTGCA from Modestobacter roseus encodes the following:
- the ilvA gene encoding threonine ammonia-lyase; its protein translation is MVPGAVPLVSGADVEAAARLLDGVVRRTPLEHSRALAERVGGPVWLKCENLQRTGSFKMRGAYTRISRLSAEERARGVVAASAGNHAQGVALAARELGTTATVFMPVSAPLPKVAATRGYGADARLGGATLTEAIAAALVHAEETGKVFIHPFDHPDVIAGQGTVGLELLDQCPEVATVVVCTGGGGLVSGVAAAVKARRPDVRVVAVQAAGAAAFPASLAAGHPVPLTTMSTMADGIAVGAPGDLTLAHVAGLVDEVRTVTEGDLSRALLFCLERAKLVVEPAGVAAVAALLADPEGFPAPVVAVVSGGNIDPVLMMKVVQHGMAAAGRYLSLRVQVPDRPGSLAALLHELAGLAANVLSVEHERTTARLDLGEVEVAVHLETRGPDHATEVLAALAAAGYAPRTD
- a CDS encoding ATP-binding cassette domain-containing protein, coding for MSNAIVVEGLVKRFGENTALGGVDLTVSEGTVLGLLGPNGAGKTTVVRVLSTLLRPDAGRAEVVGLDVLTQADQVRATIGLTGQYAAVDEYLTGRENLEMVGRLYRLGGREARSRAGQLLERFDLTDAANRPAKTYSGGMRRRLDIAASLIARPRVLFLDEPTTGLDPRSRLGMWEFIADLVGEGTTILLTTQYLEEADRLADRMVVIDRGQVIARGTADELKAQVGGERLELTVASAEQLDTAVDCLAPLAAGELHRDAQTRRLTVPVTGGTGVLAEALRRLDAGAVHVLDVGLRRPDLDDVFLTLTGHAAEDDAQPDETTEADGDRPLARTGGTTR
- a CDS encoding ABC transporter permease; this translates as MSALAATASDSWTITKRNLIKVKRVPDLIVFATLSPIMFVLLFRYVFGGAINVPGGLPYAEFLLPGIFAQTVVFGATVTGASIAEDLQKGLIDRFRSLPMSRSAVLIGRTVADLGLNAISIAVMALTGLVVGWRVRSSVGEAIAGFLLLLLFAFAVSWVMALVGLLVRTPEVVNNASFIVIFPATFVAITFVPLEAFPSVLRPIAEWNPVSAVVQASRELFGNTLPGFPQTDAGSLENPVVYTLIWMVALLVVFVPLAVRQYLRTSTR
- a CDS encoding M3 family metallopeptidase, whose product is MSTVDPATSPAPASLSPSNPLAVPSALPYELPPFADITLEHCREALLAGMAGQRAEVAALLADPAEPTFENTVVALERSGQLLGRAEAVFWNLSSSMSSDRLREIEREVAPLSAAHSDALRLDPALFARIDDVHAGRHQAGLDEEAVRLVERYHLDFVLAGAGLDDAGRDQLRELNQRLSALSTTFGQNLVVATEAAAVLVTDEAELDGLSPAEVQAAAGAAAERGHEGGYLLTLVLPSGQPAMAKLRNRELRRRLHEASLTRASAGEHDNGPIAAELAHLRAVRARLLGFDTHADLIAADQTAQTSAAVDELLGALVPPAMANAKAEAEVLAEVAAADGVELAPWDWSFYSERVRAERYAVDSAALRPWFELDRVLVDGVFRAAELLYGLTFTPRPDLQGYHPDVRVWEVFADGRPVGLYLGDFYAREGKRGGAWMSSFVHQSGLLGTGPVVFNCLNVTRGAAGQPTLLTLDEVTTLFHEFGHALHGLSSAVTYPRFSGTSVPRDFVEFPSQVNEMWALWPEVLAHYARHVETGEPLAQETVEAIEAAALWGEGFATVEYLGATLLDQAWHRIGPETEVTDPQAFEARALAEAGVAFDLVPPRYRTTYFQHVFAGGYSAGYYSYIWSEVLDADTVEWFKENGGLRRENGDVFRDRLLSRGGSVDPLGAFAAVRGRPADTAPLLRRRGLASAA
- a CDS encoding RNHCP domain-containing protein, which translates into the protein MTSTVDGGHTRGRRAENTTFVCGHCSTPVPANTDGHYRNHCPWCLWSLHVDELPGDRASECRALMEPIGLVEKSGKGWQVVHRCTQCGHRQPNRLVRDGDAPDDLDLVLSLPWL
- the greA gene encoding transcription elongation factor GreA, giving the protein MSTPTDEQDQGVWLTQEAHDRLRAELDELVANRPAMAKEINDRREEGDLKENGGYHAAREEQGKQEGRIRQLTDLLRKARVGEPPTTATKAAVGTVITIAFDGDEDDTEKFLLGSREIAGTTELTVYSPESALGSAIVGAKPGSTVTYTAPNGKDISVKVLAVEPFVP